The stretch of DNA CTACAGCTCGTCCATCACGTCCACGGCCAACCATCCTTACTGGGACGCCACCACGGGGGAGTGGACTGAAGCGCAAGCCCTGCGCGTCGGTGACGAACTCCGCCGGCTCGACGGCACCCCCGTTACCATCACAGCCGAGCGGTCATATACCACCGCCCCGCGCACGGCATACAACCTCACCGTGGAAACCCTCCACACGTACTACGTGCTGGCGGGGAACGCGCCAGTGCTCGTACATAATTCAATGTGCACATCGCTCCCCTCGGCAAGTTCGGACAAATTCGTCGTCCTGGGGAGGAGATTGGACACAAAAATTGCACACGATTGGCCAGATCATGAGGTTCTCGTGATGAAAGGATGGGATCTCGATAAGAATGACGAGTTTATTCGGGGGGTAATCAAGAAGAGGCAGACGGTGTATCTCGCTACGCCGATAACTGACAGGAGTTTGAGTAATGCGACTGGAGAGTCGGTCTACGCTCGGGAGATAAATCAGCTTCTGAGTGCTGGCTACACGTTCTCCAGTAAGGGATCCGAAGCATATGACTATATGACTCCTCCGGCATTGAGATGACAGAATGGAAGGCTATTCGATGATTCCATCGGAATGGATCAAGGAAATAATTGAACGCGAGCTCGACGCGAGTTCATCCAGCAGGCTCACTGAAGCGATTTCAGGTATCGATGCATCGGTCTTTGAGTCTCAGGACTTGGATCGAATTGTGGCGGCAATGGTGATTCTCCTCCGGGAGGGGGTGGATCTTGAGGTGATTATTGATGAGGCGGTGAGCGACTGGAGAGATTTGCTGGTAGATGCTGGCCTCGGGGGTGGTGACTGGCCGACCGTAATTGCCGACAGATTTGGCCCGCACCCTGGGTCGCAAATCCATGGATAGCACAAAGGGCGTGAGATTTTAGCTCGATTAGCGCGCCTCGTCGAACCCTGGTGGCCGTCCGCCTCGCGATCCTCTGCGTAGGCGGTCGGCCTGGCTGTCGGCTTTCTCCGGGATCGTGTGTCGGATGCCGCGCCGCCGCAGGTACTGACGGCAAGGACCGTTGCTGTAGGCCTTGTCGGCCGCGACGCTGTCGGGCTTCTTGCGGGGCCGGCCCGACCCGAGCCGGGGGACCCGAGCCTTCTCCGGCACGCGCACGAACTGGGTGCAGTCGGCCCGCTGTCCCGGCGTGACGATCAGGGACAACGGACGGCAGAAGCCATCCGCGCTCAGGTGGATTTGCTGGTGAAGCCGCCGCGCGAGCGGCCCAGGCCCTCACCTCCCGCACCACCTCCACCAGCCGGCCGACGAGGCTCTGCCACGGAGTCTCGTCCTGGTGTTCCAACGGCTCGTCCCCCTTTGAGTCGGCAAGGACCGGCGGCGGGTCGGTTCGGGCGCCGACCGCGTGCTGGTGGGCGCGTACGATGGTGGAGTCCACCGAGATGTCCCAGTCGATCTCGCCCGCCGCGTCGGCTGCGGCCTGGACCTGCTGCAGCAGTCGTTCCCAGGTGCCGTCCACCGACCACAGTCGGTGGCGCTCATAATCAGCGCTTCGGGTCAATGATGAATCCGCCCCACGAAATGTGCCGCCAGCTCCGGGGCGCCGGCCCAGTGCAGGTGCAGGTAGGAGGCGTGGACCGAACCCTGCACGAAGCCCTCCGTTCGCGCAGCGCCGTCCGGGCCGCGCCAACCCCAGGCGGGGTGCTCCCCGGCGCCGGGCTCGACCACTGTCCGGTGGAATTCATGCCCTCGCACCCGCGTACCGGCCGGAGCCAGGACGGAATCGCCGAGTGCCACCGCCTCGCGGTAGCCGAGCGTCAGCCGACTCGTCATCCGGGCGGAGCCGCCGAGCACGCCGCACATCGGCGCCCCGTCCAACTCCCGCCCCAGATACAGCAACCCGGCGCACTCGGCGCTGATCGGGGCACCGGAAGCCGCCAGCGCCGCGATCTCCGCCCGCAGCGCGGCATTCCCACTCAACTCCGCCACGTACATCTCGGGGAACCCGCCCCCGATCACCAACCCTCGCGTCCCGGCAGGCAGTTGTTCGTCGTGCAGCGGATCGAACGGCACCACCTCCGCCCCCGCCGCCGCCAACAGCTCGGCATTCTCCGCGTACGAGAACGAGAACGCCGCCCCTGCGGCGAGCGCCACCCGGGGCCGACCGGAGACCGGCGAGACCTCCTCCGCCGCCGACCACACCGGACCGCCCAAAGAAGGCGCGCTCCGCGCCAGCGCCATCACCGCGTCCAAGTCCACCGAGGCGGCGACGAGTTCGCCCATGTCCCGGACGGCGGAGACCGCCTCCGCCGACCGCTCCACGGCCGGCACCAACCCCAGGTGCCGAGAAGGCGTCGCAACGGACGAAGCCCGCCGCACGGCGCCGAGCACCGGCACGCCCGACCCCTCCTCCAACGCCTCGCGCAGCAGTTGCTCGTGGCGGTCCGAGGCGACGCGGTTCAGGATCACGCCGGCCAGCCGCACCTCCGGATCCCAGGAGGCGAAACCGTGCACCAGGGCGGCCACCGACCGCGACTGTGACGAAGCGTCGACGACCAGCACCACCGGTGCCTTCAGCAGCTTCGCCACATGCGCCGTCGAGGCCAACTCGCCCCGCCCGGCGGCCCCGTCGAAGAGGCCCATCACGCCCTCGACGATCGCCACGTCGGCGCCCGCCGCGCCGTGCCGGAAGAGCGGGGCGACCCGGTCGGGCCCGCACATGAAGGCGTCCAGGTTGCGGCCGGGGCGGCCGGCGGCCAGGCCGTGGTAGCCGGGGTCGATGTAGTCGGGGCCGACCTTGTGCGGGGAGACCCGCAGGCCGCGCGCGGTGAGCGCGGCCATCAGGCCGGTGGCGATGGTGGTCTTGCCGGCGCCCGAGGAGGGCGCGGCGATGACGAGGCGGGGGATGTTCAACGGGGCTTCCGTGTCCTCAGGTGGTCCGGTCTACCACTCGATGCCGCGCTGGCCCTTGCGGCCGGCGTCCATGGGGTGCTTGACCTTGGTCATCTCGGTGACCAGGTCGGCCACTTCGAGCAGCGGCTCCTTGGCGTAGCGGCCGGTGATCACCACGTGCTGGCTGCCGGGGCGGTCCCGCAGCACGGAGACCACCTCCTCGACGTCCACCCAGCCCCAGTGCATCGGGTAGGTGAACTCGTCCAGCACGTAGAAGCGGTAGGTCTCGGCGGCCAGGTCGCGCTTGACCTGCTCCCAGCCCTCCTTGGCGGCCTCCTCGCTGGAGATCTCCGCCTCGGTGGAGCGCTGCACCCAGGACCAGCCCTCGCCCATCTTGTGCCAGGCCACGCTGCCGCCCTCGCCGGAGGCGCCGAGCACCTTGAGCGCGTTCTCCTCGCCGACCTTCCACTTGGCCGACTTCACGAACTGGAACACCCCGACCGACCAGCCCTGGTTCCAGGCCCGCAGGGCCATGCCGAAGGCGGCGGTGGACTTGCCCTTGCCGGGGCCGGTGTGCACGGCGGTGATCGGCAGGGTGCGGCGCTGACGGGTGGTCAGGCCGTCGTCGGGTACGGACTCGGGTACGCCCTTGGGCATGGCTCAGGCAGCCTTTCGATCGAAGCGGTCGGAACGGTTCACAGCTCGGTGCGCGTGCACCAGCGCTGCCACGCCCTCGGCGCGCAGCTCGTCCAAGGTGACTGCGGTGCCGCCGAGTTGACCGGCCAGCACCCGGGCCAGGCCGAGCCGCACCGGACCGGCCTCG from Kitasatospora sp. MMS16-BH015 encodes:
- a CDS encoding cobyrinate a,c-diamide synthase; its protein translation is MNIPRLVIAAPSSGAGKTTIATGLMAALTARGLRVSPHKVGPDYIDPGYHGLAAGRPGRNLDAFMCGPDRVAPLFRHGAAGADVAIVEGVMGLFDGAAGRGELASTAHVAKLLKAPVVLVVDASSQSRSVAALVHGFASWDPEVRLAGVILNRVASDRHEQLLREALEEGSGVPVLGAVRRASSVATPSRHLGLVPAVERSAEAVSAVRDMGELVAASVDLDAVMALARSAPSLGGPVWSAAEEVSPVSGRPRVALAAGAAFSFSYAENAELLAAAGAEVVPFDPLHDEQLPAGTRGLVIGGGFPEMYVAELSGNAALRAEIAALAASGAPISAECAGLLYLGRELDGAPMCGVLGGSARMTSRLTLGYREAVALGDSVLAPAGTRVRGHEFHRTVVEPGAGEHPAWGWRGPDGAARTEGFVQGSVHASYLHLHWAGAPELAAHFVGRIHH
- the cobO gene encoding cob(I)yrinic acid a,c-diamide adenosyltransferase, with translation MPKGVPESVPDDGLTTRQRRTLPITAVHTGPGKGKSTAAFGMALRAWNQGWSVGVFQFVKSAKWKVGEENALKVLGASGEGGSVAWHKMGEGWSWVQRSTEAEISSEEAAKEGWEQVKRDLAAETYRFYVLDEFTYPMHWGWVDVEEVVSVLRDRPGSQHVVITGRYAKEPLLEVADLVTEMTKVKHPMDAGRKGQRGIEW